The Desulfonispora thiosulfatigenes DSM 11270 genomic sequence TTCACCCGTATAGCCAGTGCGTGAAAGTAAACAATTTACACCTAAAACATTTACCTCAGGTGCAAAAGTAAATGCTTTTATAGTTTTTAAAGGATAACTAGTAAAGTCTTGTAATATTTCTTCAGCCTTAGGTCCTTGTAGGGCTAATAAAGCTAATTCATCAGAAATATTATTTACTTCTACTGTAAAATCAGCCTTGTGACTTAATATCCACTCATAATCTTTAAGAACATTACCTGCATTAACGACTAATAAATAATGCTCCTTATTAAATTTATAAACAATTAGATCATCAATAATGCCACCCCTAGAATTACACATAAAAGTATATAACACCTGATTATCATGTAATTTAGTAAGATCATTAGTAATTAAGTTTTGGAGATAAAAAAAGGCATCCTTACCCTTTACTTCGATTTCTCCCATGTGAGAAACATCAAATAAACCAGCATTATTTCTGACAGCTTCATGCTCAGCTATTAAACCTTCAAATTGTACGGGGAGAGCCCAGCCATGAAAATCAATTATTTTGCCTCCATAATTTTTATATAAATCATGAATTGGAGTTTTTAATAATTCATTCATTACTTTTCTCCTTTCATTTGATATTATTAATATGGTACTATACATATTATAGGAGATGTGATGAGATTGTTATACATTATAAATAAAAATACTAATCCTTATTATAATTTAGCTTGTGAAGAATATTTATTAAAAAACTTTAACGAACCTATTTTTATGCTTTGGCAAAATGAGCCTTGCGTGGTAGTTGGAAAAAACCAAAATACTATTTCTGAACTTAATCTAGACTATATTAATGAACATGCTATACCTGTTGTGCGCCGCTTAACAGGGGGTGGAGCTGTCTTTCATGATTTAGGAAATATAAACTTCACATTCATTATTGATAATGATCACAAAAGCTTTAGTAATTTTAAAAAATTCACTGAGCCTATTATTGAAGTTTTGCAAGATTTAGGTATAGATGCTCAGTTTTCTGGCCGTAATGATTTAACGATAGAAGGGAAAAAGTTTTCAGGTAATGCTCAGTTCCAAGATAAATTTAAAGTAATGCATCATGGTACACTTCTCTTTAACTCAAAGGTTCAAGATATCGTA encodes the following:
- the gcvT gene encoding glycine cleavage system aminomethyltransferase GcvT → MNELLKTPIHDLYKNYGGKIIDFHGWALPVQFEGLIAEHEAVRNNAGLFDVSHMGEIEVKGKDAFFYLQNLITNDLTKLHDNQVLYTFMCNSRGGIIDDLIVYKFNKEHYLLVVNAGNVLKDYEWILSHKADFTVEVNNISDELALLALQGPKAEEILQDFTSYPLKTIKAFTFAPEVNVLGVNCLLSRTGYTGEDGFEIYLPVNDAPKFWEEILAKTPELKPAGLGCRDTLRFEAGLPLYGNELTEEVTPLEAGLGFFVKLDKDNFIGKDALVKQKETGLTRKIVGFEMLEKAIPRQGYEVYSGDKKIGYVTTGYFSPTLQKNIGLALLDMAYTELNTEIEVLVRKKRYTAQVIGKRFYQNKSK